A region of Nocardioides sp. JS614 DNA encodes the following proteins:
- a CDS encoding acetaldehyde dehydrogenase (acetylating): MTRTKVAIIGSGNIGTDLMIKVLRTSKHLEMGAMVGIDPASDGLARAGRFGVPTTAEGVEGLVALPGFDDIEIVFDATSAGAHVVNAARLLPLGKRLIDLTPAALGPFTIPAVNLEDHLEAPNLNMVTCGGQATIPIVAAISRVVPVEYAEIVASIASRSAGPGTRANIDEFTETTSSAIVEVGGATRGKAIIILNPAEPPLIMRDTVFALVTAADPDVHEQIRASVDKMVADVAAYVPGYRLKQAVQVTEIPADQPVHTLLAPDAERPTHQVSVFLEVEGAAHYLPAYAGNLDIMTSAALQVAERIAAGKADR, translated from the coding sequence GTGACTAGGACCAAGGTCGCGATCATCGGGTCCGGCAACATCGGCACCGACCTGATGATCAAGGTGCTGCGCACCAGCAAGCACCTCGAGATGGGGGCCATGGTCGGCATCGACCCGGCCTCGGACGGGCTCGCCCGAGCCGGCCGGTTCGGTGTCCCGACAACGGCGGAGGGCGTCGAGGGCCTGGTCGCGCTGCCCGGCTTCGACGACATCGAGATCGTCTTCGACGCCACCTCGGCCGGCGCGCACGTCGTGAACGCGGCCCGGCTCCTGCCCCTCGGCAAGCGCCTGATCGACCTGACCCCGGCCGCCCTCGGCCCCTTCACGATCCCGGCGGTCAACCTCGAGGACCACCTCGAGGCACCGAACCTGAACATGGTGACCTGCGGCGGCCAGGCGACGATCCCGATCGTCGCGGCGATCTCGCGGGTGGTCCCGGTCGAGTACGCCGAGATCGTCGCCTCGATCGCGTCCCGGTCGGCCGGCCCCGGCACCCGCGCCAACATCGACGAGTTCACCGAGACCACCTCGTCGGCCATCGTGGAGGTGGGGGGCGCCACGCGCGGCAAGGCGATCATCATCCTCAACCCGGCCGAGCCGCCGCTGATCATGCGGGACACGGTCTTCGCACTGGTCACGGCCGCCGACCCCGACGTCCACGAACAGATCCGCGCGAGCGTCGACAAGATGGTGGCCGACGTTGCGGCCTACGTGCCCGGCTACCGGCTCAAGCAGGCCGTCCAGGTCACGGAGATCCCGGCGGACCAGCCGGTGCACACCCTCCTCGCTCCCGACGCGGAGCGCCCCACGCACCAGGTCTCGGTGTTCCTCGAGGTCGAGGGCGCCGCGCACTACCTCCCGGCGTACGCCGGGAACCTCGACATCATGACCTCCGCCGCGCTCCAGGTGGCCGAGCGGATCGCTGCAGGGAAGGCCGACCGGTGA
- a CDS encoding 2-keto-4-pentenoate hydratase, with protein MADTTLATNSVSGSVLAAAADRLREADRAGVPCPPIRDLIASDDLAAAYAVQQLLTAERVAAGATVVGRKIGLTSEAVQQQLGVDTPDLGVLFDDMAYADGDVVPADATMQARAEAEIAFVLADDLVDGPLDREQVRQAIGHAVAAIEICGSRIAGWDISLADTVADNASAGVYVLGSRHRSLDDFEPKDVVMSMTIDGEEVSTGSGEACLGDPVAAVQWLARQARELGAPLRAGQLILSGALGPMRPIAPGQTVRSTVSGLGSVTFTVGSENRD; from the coding sequence ATGGCCGACACCACCCTCGCAACCAACAGCGTCTCCGGCAGCGTCCTTGCGGCGGCCGCCGACCGGCTCCGCGAAGCCGACCGCGCCGGGGTCCCCTGCCCGCCGATCCGAGACCTGATCGCGAGCGACGACCTCGCTGCGGCGTACGCCGTGCAGCAGCTGCTCACCGCCGAGCGCGTCGCCGCAGGTGCGACGGTCGTGGGCCGCAAGATCGGCCTGACCTCCGAGGCGGTCCAGCAGCAGCTCGGCGTCGACACCCCCGACCTCGGCGTCCTCTTCGACGACATGGCCTACGCGGACGGCGACGTCGTCCCCGCCGACGCCACGATGCAGGCCCGCGCCGAGGCGGAGATCGCCTTCGTGCTCGCGGACGACCTCGTGGACGGCCCGCTGGACCGCGAGCAGGTGCGGCAGGCGATCGGGCACGCGGTCGCCGCGATCGAGATCTGCGGCAGCCGGATCGCCGGGTGGGACATCAGCCTGGCGGACACGGTCGCGGACAACGCCTCGGCCGGCGTCTACGTGCTCGGGAGCCGGCACCGCAGCCTGGACGACTTCGAGCCCAAGGACGTCGTGATGTCGATGACGATCGACGGCGAGGAGGTCTCGACCGGCTCGGGCGAGGCCTGCCTGGGCGACCCGGTCGCCGCCGTGCAGTGGCTCGCCCGGCAGGCACGTGAGCTGGGTGCACCGCTGCGCGCGGGGCAGCTGATCCTCTCCGGCGCGCTCGGGCCGATGCGCCCGATCGCGCCGGGCCAGACCGTCCGTAGCACCGTGTCGGGCCTCGGCTCGGTGACCTTCACCGTAGGGAGTGAGAACCGTGACTAG
- a CDS encoding IclR family transcriptional regulator, translating into MDLPGDESADLDTVLGKAVTMLRAFTVDDQVLSLAELVRRTGLAKATVHRVAGDLVDNRLLDRTALGYRLSGGLFELGMRASLERGLLELAMPFLQDLYERTHETVHLGLREGHDVVYVAKIGGHRQAAAPSRTGGRMPVHCTAIGKALLAHADAAVQREVLSGPLERRTPHTIVAAGLLQRQLATVLEAGVAFEQEESTIGLLCVAAPVLDDTDHALAAISVAGPVGRFRPQAHVDAVRAAATGLGSVVARRRSLR; encoded by the coding sequence GTGGACCTGCCGGGGGACGAGAGCGCGGACCTGGACACCGTGCTGGGCAAGGCGGTGACGATGCTGCGTGCCTTCACCGTCGACGACCAGGTGCTCTCGTTGGCCGAGCTGGTCCGCCGCACCGGCCTGGCCAAGGCGACCGTGCACCGGGTCGCGGGGGACCTGGTCGACAATCGCCTGCTCGACCGCACCGCGCTCGGCTATCGCCTCTCCGGGGGGCTCTTCGAGCTCGGGATGCGCGCGTCGCTGGAGCGCGGACTGCTCGAGCTGGCGATGCCGTTCCTGCAGGACCTCTACGAGCGGACCCACGAGACCGTCCACCTCGGGCTACGGGAGGGTCACGACGTCGTCTACGTCGCCAAGATCGGCGGCCATCGACAGGCGGCCGCCCCCTCCCGGACCGGCGGCCGGATGCCGGTGCACTGCACCGCGATCGGCAAGGCCCTGCTCGCCCACGCCGACGCCGCCGTGCAGCGCGAGGTGCTGAGCGGGCCGCTCGAGCGGCGTACGCCGCACACGATCGTCGCCGCCGGGCTGCTCCAGCGCCAGCTCGCGACCGTCCTGGAGGCCGGCGTCGCCTTCGAGCAGGAGGAGTCGACGATCGGCCTGCTCTGCGTGGCCGCGCCGGTGCTCGACGACACCGACCACGCGCTGGCGGCGATCAGCGTGGCCGGGCCGGTCGGACGGTTCCGGCCGCAGGCGCACGTCGACGCGGTCCGGGCCGCGGCCACGGGCCTCGGCAGTGTGGTCGCGCGGAGGCGCTCGCTGCGCTGA
- a CDS encoding alpha/beta hydrolase: MSPAPHPLQERIARRVMRTVGALPAPVQRAFAGRPIRIDGQQLHPEVQLALRLLHLAGGPTFETLPLAEGRAQISSEAWVFGDELPVETVRDLTLDGRNGPIPARLYLPSGRSDPAALLVYFHGGGWVLGGLDASDSACRFLADHAGIAVLSVDYRLAPEHRFPAAVEDAVDAFHAAVAAATTWGVDPAAIGVGGESAGGNLAAVVAQLTHAASGPEPACQLLFFPVTDLSTKHPSYALFSEGYFLTEAQMEWYRGHYLEDPAQALDPRVSPLLAEDLSGLCPAYVAVAGFDPLRDEGAAYAHRLQEAGVRVSLQRHSGLIHGIVNATGVGRSGREVLLQAAGALRIELGARAGSG; this comes from the coding sequence ATGAGCCCCGCGCCCCACCCGCTCCAGGAGCGGATCGCGCGCCGCGTGATGCGCACCGTCGGCGCCCTGCCGGCGCCGGTGCAGCGCGCGTTCGCCGGCCGTCCGATCCGGATCGACGGCCAGCAGCTGCACCCCGAGGTGCAGCTCGCCCTCCGGCTGCTGCACCTGGCCGGCGGACCGACCTTCGAGACCCTGCCGCTCGCCGAGGGACGTGCCCAGATCAGCAGCGAGGCCTGGGTCTTCGGGGACGAGCTCCCGGTCGAGACGGTGCGGGACCTCACCCTGGACGGTCGCAACGGCCCGATCCCGGCCCGGCTCTACCTCCCCTCGGGGCGGAGCGACCCGGCTGCACTGTTGGTGTACTTCCACGGCGGCGGCTGGGTCCTCGGCGGGCTCGACGCGTCCGACTCCGCGTGCCGCTTCCTGGCCGACCATGCCGGGATCGCCGTCTTGTCGGTGGACTACCGCCTGGCACCGGAGCATCGGTTCCCGGCGGCGGTCGAGGATGCCGTCGACGCCTTCCACGCTGCCGTCGCGGCGGCCACGACCTGGGGGGTCGACCCCGCCGCCATCGGCGTCGGCGGCGAGAGCGCCGGCGGGAACCTCGCCGCCGTGGTGGCGCAGCTGACGCACGCCGCTTCCGGACCGGAGCCGGCCTGCCAGCTGCTGTTCTTCCCCGTCACGGACCTCTCCACCAAGCACCCGTCCTACGCACTGTTCTCCGAGGGCTACTTCCTCACCGAGGCGCAGATGGAGTGGTACCGCGGCCACTACCTGGAGGATCCCGCGCAGGCGCTGGACCCGCGCGTGTCGCCGCTGCTCGCCGAGGACCTCTCGGGACTGTGCCCGGCCTACGTCGCCGTCGCCGGCTTCGACCCGCTCCGCGATGAGGGCGCGGCCTACGCGCACCGGTTGCAGGAGGCCGGCGTCCGCGTCTCGCTGCAGCGGCACAGCGGCCTGATCCACGGGATCGTGAACGCCACCGGCGTGGGTCGGTCCGGGCGGGAGGTACTCCTCCAGGCGGCCGGGGCGCTCCGGATCGAGCTCGGCGCCCGCGCCGGGTCGGGCTGA
- a CDS encoding xylulokinase yields the protein MTPPSALSAPGPAPGSGPYLIGVDLGTGGPKVALTTARGRVLGFEAEQVELLLSPGGGAEQDPEQWWSAIVTATRRLLARGLVPLDEVVAICVGAQWGGLVPVDTTGHHLRNALIWMDSRGAPYSRAVTGGRLAIPGAGYDVRRLREWLRKTGGAPSRTGKDPVGMTHWLRRHEPDVYAASAYLLDVPEYLTMRLSGRAVAATDTSTLRWCTDNRDPERVRWDAALAERTGIDVAKLPELVPPASVVGPLHPDAAAELGLPAAVQVVTGTSDSIAAAIGAGAVDDYRGHLYIGTSAWLSCHVPFKRTDVLRNIASLPAAVPGRYWVATVQDVAGKAIDWLIDSVVYPDDGMLDAHPAPEDAVERLNALALTAPPGSNGVVFTPWLNGERTPVDDPFLRGGWFNVSLTTTRADLARSVFEGIALNVRWMKESVERFLGKDLPGGFAELAFVGGGARSDLWCQTLADVLGCTIRQVEDPILANARGAALAAAVGLGVVSWDEIGGLVRTTGTFTPDPARRAVYDRQYRTFTRIYRRNRRLYAAHNRPRRNR from the coding sequence GTGACGCCGCCATCGGCCCTGTCAGCGCCGGGGCCGGCACCGGGGTCGGGGCCGTACCTGATCGGCGTCGACCTCGGCACCGGCGGACCCAAGGTCGCCCTCACCACGGCCCGGGGCCGGGTCCTGGGGTTCGAGGCCGAGCAGGTCGAGCTGCTGCTCTCCCCCGGCGGCGGAGCCGAGCAGGACCCCGAGCAGTGGTGGTCCGCGATCGTGACCGCGACCCGACGGCTGCTCGCACGCGGCCTGGTGCCGCTCGACGAGGTGGTCGCGATCTGCGTCGGGGCCCAGTGGGGCGGCCTGGTCCCCGTGGACACCACCGGCCACCACCTGCGCAACGCACTGATCTGGATGGACAGCCGCGGCGCGCCGTACTCCCGGGCGGTGACGGGAGGACGGCTCGCGATCCCGGGCGCGGGGTACGACGTACGACGCCTGCGGGAGTGGCTCCGCAAGACCGGCGGCGCCCCCAGCCGGACGGGCAAGGACCCGGTCGGCATGACGCACTGGCTGCGCCGCCACGAGCCCGACGTCTACGCCGCCAGCGCCTACCTGCTCGACGTCCCGGAGTACCTCACCATGCGGCTCTCGGGCCGCGCGGTCGCCGCCACCGACACCTCCACGTTGCGCTGGTGCACCGACAACCGGGACCCCGAGCGGGTGCGCTGGGACGCCGCGCTCGCCGAGCGCACCGGGATCGACGTCGCGAAGCTCCCGGAGCTCGTGCCCCCGGCCAGCGTGGTCGGGCCACTGCACCCCGACGCGGCCGCCGAGCTCGGCCTGCCGGCCGCGGTCCAGGTGGTGACGGGCACCTCGGACAGCATCGCCGCCGCCATCGGCGCCGGCGCGGTCGACGACTACCGCGGGCACCTCTACATCGGCACGTCCGCGTGGCTGAGCTGCCACGTCCCGTTCAAGCGCACCGACGTGCTGCGCAACATCGCCTCGCTGCCCGCAGCGGTCCCAGGGCGCTACTGGGTCGCGACCGTCCAGGACGTGGCCGGCAAGGCGATCGACTGGCTGATCGACTCGGTCGTCTACCCCGACGACGGGATGCTGGACGCCCACCCGGCCCCCGAGGACGCCGTCGAGCGGCTCAACGCCCTCGCGCTGACCGCGCCGCCGGGCAGCAACGGCGTCGTGTTCACCCCCTGGCTCAACGGCGAGCGGACCCCCGTCGACGACCCGTTCCTCCGCGGCGGCTGGTTCAACGTGTCGCTGACGACGACCCGGGCCGACCTCGCCCGCAGCGTGTTCGAGGGCATCGCGCTCAACGTGCGCTGGATGAAGGAGTCGGTCGAGCGGTTCCTCGGCAAGGACCTGCCGGGTGGGTTCGCCGAGCTGGCCTTCGTCGGCGGCGGTGCCCGTTCCGACCTCTGGTGCCAGACCCTCGCCGATGTCCTCGGGTGCACCATCCGCCAGGTCGAGGATCCGATCCTGGCCAACGCCCGTGGCGCGGCCCTCGCCGCGGCGGTCGGGCTCGGTGTGGTCTCGTGGGACGAGATCGGCGGGCTGGTGCGGACCACCGGGACCTTCACCCCGGATCCCGCGCGGCGCGCGGTCTACGACCGCCAGTACCGCACGTTCACCCGGATCTACCGGCGCAACCGTCGCCTGTACGCCGCCCACAACCGCCCCAGGAGGAACCGATGA